The Saccopteryx leptura isolate mSacLep1 chromosome 2, mSacLep1_pri_phased_curated, whole genome shotgun sequence genome has a window encoding:
- the RNF43 gene encoding E3 ubiquitin-protein ligase RNF43 isoform X2, with amino-acid sequence MAGERGASAVLFDITEDRAAAEQLQQPLGLTWPVVLIWGKDAEKLMEFVYKNRKAHVRIELKEPPTWPDYDVWILLTVVGTIFVVILASVLRIRCRPRHSRPDPLQQRTAWAISQLATRKYQASCRRARAEWPDSGSSCSSAPVCTICLEEFSEGQELRVISCLHEFHRACVDPWLHQHRTCPLCMFNIVEGDSFPQSLGPSRSYQEPGRRLHLIRQHPGHAHYHLPAAYLLGPSRTAVARPPRPGPFLPSQEPGLGPRHHRLPRAAQPLAPGEPPRLAGPQHPFAQAWGLSRLQCAAQHPAACPAPPRRARPHDSSGSAESYCTERSGYLADGPASDSSSGPCHGSSSDSVVNCTDVSLQGIHGSSSTFRSSLSSDFDPLVYCSPEGEPRAQEAQPSVTMRPRSLDSVVPRGEAPVSSHVHYHRHRHHHYKKRFQWHGRRPGPETGVPQSRPAVPRTQPQLEPPSDQQAAGASTAAPPGQPPSPQRPRALTEPAPARNDASSPSPGSLFHPQKPSFPIRHPQRKRRGCPSEPTPASRPQDLPVHPACQSLPHCGPSQTYPWSPEAHPLISGPPGLDRKMLPETPGPCYSSSQPVWLCLTPRQSLGPHTPGQGPSRWSSATSEGRPCPYPHCHVLPAQPGSEEELEALCEQAV; translated from the exons ATGGCCGGTGAGCGGGGAGCCAGCGCTGTCCTCTTTGACATCACTGAGGATCGAGCTGCTGCTGAGCAG TTGCAGCAGCCCCTGGGGCTGACATGGCCAGTGGTGTTGATCTGGGGTAAGGATGCTGAGAAGCTGATGGAGTTTGTGTACAAGAACCGAAAGGCCCATGTGCGGATTGAGCTGAAGGAGCCCCCAACCTGG cctgatTACGACGTGTGGATCCTCCTGACGGTGGTGGGCACCATCTTCGTGGTCATCCTGGCTTCGGTGCTGCGCATCCGGTGCCGCCCCCGCCACAGCAGGCCG GATCCCCTCCAGCAGCGAACAGCCTGGGCCatcagccagctggccaccaggaAGTACCAGGCCAGCTGTAGGAGGGCCCGGGCTGAGTGGCCAGACTCGGGGAGCAGCTGCAGCTCAGCCCCTGTGTGCACCATCTGCCTGGAGGAGTTCTCCGAGGGCCAG GAGCTACGAGTCATTTCCTGCCTTCACGAGTTCCACCGAGCCTGTGTGGACCCCTGGCTCCATCAGCACCGGACTTGTCCTCTCTGCATGTTCAACATCGTAG AGGGAGATTCCTTCCCCCAGTCCCTGGGACCCTCCCGATCTTACCAGGAACCGGGCCGGAGACTCCACCTCATTCGTCAGCATCCCGGCCACGCCCACTACCACCTCCCCGCTGCCTACCTGCTGGGCCCTTCTCGGACGGCAGTGGCCCGGCCCCCACGACCGGGTCCCTTCCTGCCATCCCAGGAGCCGGGCCTGGGCCCCAGGCACCACCGCCTCCCCAGAGCGGCACAGCCCCTGGCTCCCGGGGAGCCGCCGCGCCTGGCAGGGCCCCAGCACCCGTTTGCGCAGGCCTGGGGGCTGAGCCGCCTGCAGTGCGCCGCACAGCACCCCGCCGCGTGCCCCGCACCCCCACGCCGGGCCAGGCCGCACGACAGCAGCGGGTCTGCAGAGAGCTACTGCACTGAGCGCAGTGGCTACCTGGCCGACGGGCCAGCCAGTGACTCCAGTTCGGGACCCTGTCACGGCTCTTCCAGTGACTCAGTGGTCAACTGCACAGACGTCAGCCTGCAAGGCATCCACGGCAGCAGCTCCACCTTCCGCAGCTCTCTGAGCAGTGACTTTGACCCCCTGGTGTACTGCAGCCCGGAGGGGGAGCCCCGGGCCCAGGAGGCTCAGCCCAGTGTGACCATGCGGCCCCGCTCCTTGGACTCGGTGGTGCCCAGAGGGGAAGCCCCGGTTTCCAGCCATGTCCACTACCACCGCCATCGGCACCACCACTACAAAAAGCGCTTCCAGTGGCATGGCAGGAGGCCTGGTCCAGAAACTGGGGTGCCCCAGTCTAGGCCTGCTGTTCCTCGGACACAGCCTCAGCTGGAGCCGCCCTCTGATCAGCAGGCCGCTGGAGCCAGCACTGCAGCCCCTCCAGGGCAGCCCCCCAGCCCGCAGCGGCCCAGGGCCctcacagagccagccccagccCGAAACGATGCTTCCAGCCCTAGCCCCGGCAGTCTCTTCCACCCGCAGAAACCCAGCTTCCCCATCCGGCACCCACAGAGGAAGCGGCGGGGGTGTCCCTCAgagcccaccccagcctctcGGCCCCAGGACTTGCCTGTACACCCAGCTTGTCAGAGTTTGCCCCACTGTGGCCCCAGCCAGACATACCCTTGGTCTCCGGAGGCCCACCCACTGATCTCTGGACCTCCAGGCCTGGACCGGAAGATGCTACCAGAAACCCCAGGCCCTTGTTACTCAAGTTCACAACCAGTGTGGCTGTGTCTGACTCCACGCCAGTCCCTGGGACCACATACACCTGGGCAAGGGCCTTCCAGATGGAGTTCTGCCACCTCAGAGGGCAGGCCATGCCCTTACCCACATTGCCATGTGCTGCCAGCCCAGCCTG